A window of the Litorilinea aerophila genome harbors these coding sequences:
- a CDS encoding GNAT family N-acetyltransferase, whose translation MDDIFATFPELETERLLLREIRQEDAPAILEIFADEEVTRYYDLYPYHSLEEAQELIDFFAESFEVERQIRWGIARKEDNRLIGTCGYVVLWEHRGEIGFELARPYWGQGIMAEALDAIIAFGFERLGLNRIEALVMVENARSAALLRKLGFTQEGILREHDFFKGRFHDMRCFALLRREYQGSRRPDERIRP comes from the coding sequence ATGGACGACATCTTCGCCACCTTCCCAGAACTGGAGACCGAGCGACTCCTGCTGCGGGAAATCCGCCAGGAGGACGCGCCTGCCATCCTGGAGATCTTCGCCGACGAAGAGGTCACCCGCTACTACGACCTTTACCCCTACCACAGCCTGGAAGAAGCCCAGGAGCTGATCGACTTTTTTGCCGAAAGCTTCGAGGTGGAACGTCAGATCCGCTGGGGCATTGCCCGCAAGGAAGATAACCGCCTCATCGGCACCTGCGGCTACGTGGTCCTCTGGGAGCACCGGGGCGAGATCGGCTTCGAGCTGGCCCGGCCCTACTGGGGACAGGGCATCATGGCCGAAGCCCTGGACGCCATCATCGCCTTCGGCTTCGAGCGCCTGGGCCTGAACCGCATTGAAGCCCTGGTCATGGTGGAAAACGCCCGCTCGGCCGCGCTCCTGCGCAAGCTGGGCTTCACCCAGGAGGGGATCCTGCGGGAACATGACTTCTTCAAAGGCCGCTTCCACGACATGCGCTGCTTTGCCCTGCTCCGACGAGAGTACCAGGGCAGCCGGCGCCCAGATGAAAGGATCAGACCGTGA
- a CDS encoding Gfo/Idh/MocA family protein: MSTEPIRVGIVGAGANTTSKHIPGLQAIEGVQVVSVCNRSRASSERVAREFGIPTVYDNWLELVNAPDTNAIVIGTWPYMHCRVTLAALAADKHVMCEARMAMNAAEAHRMRDAARAKPYLVAQIVPSPMTLRVDRTIQRLLAEGYLGDVLAVEVRAGGSFLDPDAPLHWRHDFDLSGFNTMSMGIWYEAVMRWVGEATRVTAMGKTYVKMRKAADGRLKAVRIPEHIDVVADMACGAQLHMQISSVTGLAGGPEVFLFGSQGTLRFADNRLFGGRKGDSQLQEIPIPPEEAGGWRVEEEFVNAIRGQEVITHTSFEDGVKYMEFTEAVARSMAEGRAIPLPLATAS, encoded by the coding sequence ATGAGTACAGAACCCATTCGGGTCGGCATTGTCGGCGCCGGCGCTAACACCACGTCCAAACACATCCCCGGCCTGCAGGCCATCGAGGGCGTCCAGGTGGTCAGCGTCTGCAACCGCAGCCGGGCCTCATCGGAACGGGTGGCCCGGGAATTCGGCATCCCCACTGTCTACGACAACTGGCTGGAGCTGGTCAACGCGCCGGACACCAACGCCATCGTCATCGGTACCTGGCCCTACATGCACTGCCGGGTGACCCTGGCTGCGCTGGCCGCGGACAAGCACGTCATGTGCGAAGCGCGCATGGCCATGAACGCCGCCGAAGCCCACCGCATGCGGGACGCAGCCCGGGCCAAGCCATACCTGGTGGCCCAGATCGTCCCCTCCCCCATGACCCTGCGGGTGGACCGGACCATCCAGCGGCTGCTGGCCGAAGGCTACCTGGGCGATGTACTGGCCGTGGAGGTACGGGCCGGCGGGTCGTTCCTGGACCCGGACGCACCCCTGCACTGGCGCCACGACTTCGACCTGAGCGGCTTCAACACCATGAGCATGGGCATCTGGTACGAGGCGGTCATGCGCTGGGTGGGGGAAGCCACCCGGGTCACGGCCATGGGCAAGACCTACGTCAAGATGCGCAAGGCCGCGGACGGGCGGCTGAAAGCGGTGCGCATCCCCGAGCACATCGACGTGGTGGCGGACATGGCCTGCGGCGCCCAGCTCCACATGCAGATCTCCAGCGTCACCGGGCTGGCCGGCGGCCCCGAGGTGTTCCTCTTCGGCAGCCAGGGCACCCTGCGCTTTGCCGACAATCGCCTCTTCGGCGGCCGCAAGGGCGACAGCCAGCTCCAGGAGATCCCCATCCCGCCCGAGGAGGCCGGCGGCTGGCGGGTGGAGGAAGAGTTCGTCAACGCCATCCGCGGGCAGGAAGTGATCACCCACACCAGCTTCGAGGATGGCGTCAAATACATGGAATTCACCGAAGCCGTGGCCCGCAGCATGGCCGAAGGCCGCGCCATCCCCCTGCCCCTGGCCACCGCCTCGTAA
- a CDS encoding lipase/acyltransferase domain-containing protein — protein MARVKIRDMVVVLPGITGSVLQKDGRDLWAISGQAVWRILASLGDTLQDLLLVGDDPAVDDLGDGIRATGVIQDLHMVPGLVKIDGYSGLRRLFTQEFEVVPGSPDDERPANYFEFAYDWRRDNRYAARKLQELVNRKLPQWRDHSGAQDARVILVAHSMGGLISRYYLEVLQGWRDCRALITFGTPYRGSVNALGYLANGYKQLFLDLTEVMRSFTAAYQLLPIYRSVQTGQGFARVAEIDGIPGIDRDRAAAALRFHREIEEAVAANRKEADYFTQGYRILPVVGTRQKTFQSATLAGGRLTVAHVAPEGVPTFLADGDGTVPRVSAIPIELSNEFFDTFVAEKHSSLQNNGAMLEQLLERVKLMQAPELGGIRDVPPARPPVEQMPALALEVEDLYLAQEPVTIQAQTFNVEEPVGLVAEIVAIDGGAPMRLPLVRQEDSWGATLESLAAGSYRITLKTDWTGPEAPEPVHDVFAVVDGRG, from the coding sequence ATGGCCCGGGTAAAAATTCGAGATATGGTGGTGGTCCTGCCAGGCATTACCGGCAGTGTGCTGCAGAAGGACGGCCGGGATCTGTGGGCCATCTCCGGCCAGGCGGTCTGGCGGATCCTGGCCTCCCTGGGCGACACCCTCCAGGATCTGCTGCTGGTGGGGGATGACCCGGCCGTGGACGACCTGGGCGACGGCATCCGGGCCACCGGGGTCATCCAGGATCTGCACATGGTGCCGGGCCTGGTCAAGATCGACGGCTACAGCGGCCTGCGTCGCCTCTTCACCCAGGAGTTCGAGGTGGTGCCCGGCTCGCCGGACGACGAGAGGCCGGCCAACTACTTTGAGTTTGCCTACGACTGGCGACGGGACAACCGCTACGCGGCCCGCAAGCTCCAGGAGCTGGTCAACCGGAAACTCCCCCAGTGGCGCGATCACTCCGGCGCCCAGGACGCCCGGGTGATCCTGGTGGCCCACAGCATGGGGGGGCTGATCAGCCGCTACTACCTGGAGGTGCTCCAGGGGTGGCGAGACTGCCGGGCCCTCATCACCTTCGGCACACCCTATCGGGGCTCGGTCAACGCGCTGGGCTACCTGGCCAACGGCTACAAGCAGCTCTTTCTGGATCTGACCGAGGTGATGCGCAGCTTCACGGCCGCCTACCAGCTGTTGCCCATCTACCGGTCGGTGCAGACGGGCCAGGGTTTCGCCCGGGTGGCCGAGATCGACGGCATCCCGGGGATTGACCGGGATCGGGCCGCGGCAGCCCTGCGCTTCCACCGGGAGATCGAGGAGGCTGTGGCTGCCAATCGCAAGGAAGCCGACTACTTCACCCAGGGCTACCGCATCCTGCCCGTGGTGGGCACCCGCCAGAAGACCTTCCAGTCGGCCACCCTGGCCGGCGGGCGTCTCACCGTGGCGCACGTCGCGCCGGAAGGGGTGCCCACCTTCCTGGCCGATGGCGACGGTACTGTGCCTCGGGTGTCGGCCATCCCCATCGAGCTCTCCAACGAGTTTTTCGACACCTTCGTGGCCGAGAAACATTCTTCCCTGCAGAACAACGGCGCCATGTTGGAGCAACTGCTGGAGCGGGTGAAGCTAATGCAGGCACCGGAGCTGGGCGGCATCCGGGATGTGCCGCCGGCCCGGCCGCCGGTGGAGCAGATGCCGGCCCTGGCCCTGGAGGTAGAAGACCTCTACCTGGCCCAGGAGCCGGTCACCATCCAGGCCCAGACGTTCAATGTGGAGGAGCCGGTGGGGCTGGTCGCGGAGATTGTGGCCATCGACGGCGGTGCACCCATGCGCCTGCCCCTGGTGCGCCAGGAGGACAGTTGGGGCGCCACCCTGGAGAGCCTGGCCGCCGGCAGCTATCGGATCACCCTGAAAACAGATTGGACCGGCCCGGAGGCGCCGGAGCCGGTCCACGATGTCTTTGCTGTGGTCGATGGGCGTGGCTAA
- a CDS encoding ABC transporter permease, giving the protein MTRYILGRLLSLLFVVIMVSMITFSLMHAVPGGPFDEGKQPLPPAAKANIMRKYGLDKPVWQQYLNYMKNALRFDFGIPYQQPTTTVAELIAKTWKITAQVGALTVFLAFSLGITLGIIAAYHQNSWIDNAVTFMATLGIVMPNFVIGTLAILLFAVYLDWLPMGGWSDSTCLVGRYFCTDWIMPVVAYALAPMAIIARYTRASVVEYMHADFVRTARAKGLGERSVMLRHVLRNAMIPLVTVAGPIIPDLMTGSIFIESIFRIPGLGKYFVTSTFNRDYPMIMATILLIAVLWGLVYLLTDIVYTWIDPRVRLGAQEGQ; this is encoded by the coding sequence ATGACCCGATACATCCTGGGCCGCCTGTTGTCGCTGCTCTTTGTGGTGATCATGGTCTCCATGATCACCTTCAGCCTGATGCACGCCGTGCCCGGCGGCCCCTTTGACGAAGGAAAACAGCCCCTGCCTCCGGCTGCCAAGGCCAACATTATGCGCAAATATGGCCTGGACAAGCCGGTCTGGCAACAATATCTGAATTACATGAAAAACGCCTTGCGCTTTGATTTCGGCATTCCCTACCAGCAGCCCACCACCACCGTGGCCGAGCTGATCGCCAAGACCTGGAAGATCACCGCCCAGGTGGGCGCCCTGACCGTCTTCCTGGCCTTCAGTCTGGGCATCACCCTGGGCATCATTGCCGCCTACCACCAAAACTCCTGGATCGACAACGCGGTGACCTTTATGGCGACCCTGGGCATTGTCATGCCCAATTTTGTCATCGGCACCCTGGCCATCCTCCTCTTCGCTGTCTATCTAGACTGGCTACCCATGGGCGGCTGGAGCGATTCGACCTGCCTGGTGGGGCGCTACTTTTGCACCGACTGGATCATGCCGGTGGTGGCCTACGCCCTGGCGCCCATGGCCATCATCGCCCGCTACACCCGGGCCAGCGTGGTGGAGTATATGCACGCCGACTTTGTGCGCACTGCCCGGGCCAAAGGGCTGGGGGAACGAAGCGTCATGCTCCGCCACGTGTTGCGCAACGCCATGATCCCCCTGGTTACCGTTGCCGGCCCCATCATCCCAGACCTGATGACCGGCAGCATTTTCATCGAATCCATCTTTCGCATTCCAGGCTTGGGGAAATACTTCGTGACCAGCACCTTCAACCGGGACTACCCCATGATCATGGCTACCATCCTGCTCATCGCCGTGCTCTGGGGCCTGGTCTACCTGCTGACCGACATTGTCTACACCTGGATCGACCCACGGGTGCGCCTGGGCGCGCAGGAGGGACAGTAA
- a CDS encoding peptide ABC transporter substrate-binding protein, whose product MNTIRLNWCLSGRRAVWTLLALLTLVLVACQAPPPQQAAEAPAEPTAQAQEAGEAAPEDAYITVFGERLPEDAVPYDQQVYREPCDITANQTTFDFMVAVYQRFCAGDSSFSLALVDLDKDFNVIPMAAESWEVSEDGLTWTFHIRPGMIWSDDTPVTAHDWVATYRYAADPEHAWDFAWFYSGVIKNWDEVIAGELPVEELGVQAVDDLTLQITTYNPFPPLPGMMHFAWPLQAKALEEHGPYYNNDPATSVSMGRFKLVSMEPGKRIVLEANEKYKGPNPPYLKRREIIYMDPSTYFAAFQNGEIDAVGYEQLTPADFDLILNDPVLSANYLRHYGDFRTDYLLFDTFTPPFNDLNVRKAFAHAVDRESIVKNVYGEIKAMPAYSMLMPGFPSSDTEGKLKEYQMYDCELAQQYLADAGYPNGEGFPKLEMWLRNESPALQAVFQAVAASISECLNIQIEVSNKDYKVYMDALNAKPTQLKFGAISYGMDYLDPSNLLGIWVSTGRHSWKNDEFDRLIREATPLVGDPEKRDQMFREAERILVDDVGGVFIAHRWQGTLYQPYVQGEGLRTPDSNGIAAWHWGNDWVWGDLYIAEH is encoded by the coding sequence GTGAACACAATACGCCTCAACTGGTGTCTATCCGGCCGTCGGGCTGTGTGGACCCTCCTGGCGCTGCTTACCCTGGTCCTGGTCGCCTGCCAGGCGCCGCCGCCCCAACAGGCGGCAGAGGCCCCGGCTGAACCGACAGCCCAGGCCCAGGAAGCAGGCGAAGCCGCGCCCGAAGACGCCTACATCACGGTCTTCGGGGAACGGCTGCCGGAGGACGCCGTCCCCTACGACCAGCAGGTCTACCGGGAGCCGTGCGACATCACCGCCAACCAGACCACCTTTGACTTCATGGTGGCTGTCTACCAGCGCTTCTGCGCAGGGGATAGCTCCTTCTCCCTGGCCCTGGTGGACCTGGACAAGGACTTCAACGTCATCCCCATGGCCGCAGAGAGCTGGGAGGTTTCGGAAGATGGCCTGACCTGGACCTTCCACATCCGCCCTGGCATGATCTGGTCGGACGACACGCCAGTCACCGCCCACGACTGGGTGGCCACCTACCGCTACGCCGCCGATCCAGAACACGCCTGGGACTTCGCCTGGTTCTACTCGGGCGTGATCAAGAACTGGGACGAGGTGATCGCGGGCGAGCTGCCGGTGGAGGAGCTGGGCGTCCAGGCGGTGGATGACCTGACCCTGCAGATCACCACCTACAACCCCTTCCCGCCGCTGCCGGGCATGATGCACTTCGCCTGGCCGCTGCAGGCCAAGGCCCTGGAAGAGCACGGCCCCTACTACAACAACGACCCGGCCACCTCGGTGAGCATGGGACGTTTCAAGCTGGTCTCCATGGAGCCGGGCAAGCGCATCGTGCTGGAGGCGAATGAGAAATACAAGGGCCCCAACCCGCCCTACCTCAAGCGCCGGGAAATCATCTACATGGATCCCAGCACCTACTTCGCCGCCTTCCAGAACGGTGAGATCGACGCGGTGGGCTACGAACAGCTCACCCCGGCCGACTTCGACCTGATCCTGAACGACCCGGTGCTGAGCGCCAACTACCTGCGCCACTACGGCGACTTCCGCACCGACTACCTGCTCTTCGATACCTTCACGCCGCCCTTCAACGATCTCAACGTGCGCAAGGCCTTCGCCCACGCGGTGGATCGGGAGAGCATCGTGAAGAATGTCTACGGCGAGATCAAAGCCATGCCCGCCTACTCCATGCTGATGCCCGGCTTCCCCTCCTCCGACACCGAAGGGAAGCTGAAGGAGTATCAGATGTATGACTGCGAGCTGGCCCAGCAGTACCTGGCCGACGCCGGCTACCCCAACGGCGAAGGCTTCCCCAAGCTGGAGATGTGGCTGCGCAACGAGAGCCCCGCGCTCCAGGCCGTCTTCCAGGCCGTGGCCGCTTCCATCTCCGAGTGCCTGAACATCCAGATCGAAGTGTCCAACAAGGATTACAAGGTCTACATGGACGCCCTGAACGCCAAGCCCACCCAGCTCAAGTTCGGCGCCATCTCCTACGGCATGGACTACCTGGATCCCTCCAACCTGCTGGGCATCTGGGTCTCCACCGGCCGCCACTCGTGGAAGAATGACGAGTTCGACCGCCTGATCCGCGAAGCCACGCCGCTGGTGGGCGATCCGGAGAAGCGGGACCAGATGTTCCGGGAAGCGGAGCGCATCCTGGTGGATGACGTGGGCGGCGTCTTCATCGCCCATCGCTGGCAGGGGACCCTCTACCAGCCCTACGTCCAGGGTGAAGGCCTGCGGACGCCCGACTCCAACGGCATCGCCGCCTGGCACTGGGGCAACGACTGGGTCTGGGGTGACCTCTATATCGCTGAACACTGA
- a CDS encoding ABC transporter permease, with amino-acid sequence MAEAKSGELSVALKPNRELSQEMGRHRTLWQDAVRRFMRNRLAVFGLVIVVFLLFLAIFADLIAPFPYDKADFSKVRLLPMRDPAHPLGTDEVGRDYLSRLIYGARTSMTVGISIQLIALLIGVPLGGLAGYLGGKVDFVVTRIIEIMTAFPGLLFSILVITLLGGGLWKVIFALSITSWIGIARLTRGQLLSLREKEYVEAARALGVPQRDIIFRHLMPNALSPLLIAVSFGIPTAIFGEAGLSFLGIGVNDPIPSWGKMVGVAGAYVRVSWHMALFPTLAIALTMLGFSFVGDGLRDALDPNQSL; translated from the coding sequence ATGGCCGAAGCCAAAAGCGGAGAACTCTCCGTTGCCCTGAAGCCCAACCGGGAGCTGTCCCAGGAAATGGGACGACATCGGACCCTGTGGCAGGATGCCGTGCGCCGTTTCATGCGCAACCGTCTGGCCGTCTTCGGCCTGGTGATCGTGGTCTTCTTGCTCTTCCTGGCCATCTTCGCCGACCTGATCGCGCCGTTCCCCTACGACAAGGCCGACTTCTCCAAGGTCCGGCTGCTGCCCATGCGGGATCCGGCCCATCCACTGGGTACCGACGAAGTGGGGCGGGATTACTTGAGCCGCCTCATCTACGGAGCGCGCACCTCCATGACCGTGGGCATCTCCATCCAGCTCATTGCCCTGCTCATCGGCGTCCCCCTGGGCGGCCTGGCCGGCTACCTGGGTGGCAAGGTGGACTTCGTGGTCACCCGCATCATCGAAATCATGACCGCGTTCCCGGGGCTGCTCTTTTCCATCCTGGTGATCACCCTGCTGGGCGGCGGCCTGTGGAAGGTTATCTTCGCCCTCAGCATCACCAGCTGGATCGGCATCGCCCGGCTCACCCGGGGGCAGCTCCTCTCCCTGCGAGAGAAGGAGTACGTGGAGGCGGCCCGGGCCCTGGGCGTTCCCCAGCGGGATATCATCTTCCGCCACCTGATGCCCAACGCCCTCTCGCCACTGCTCATCGCCGTCAGCTTTGGCATTCCCACCGCCATCTTCGGCGAGGCAGGCCTGAGCTTCCTGGGCATCGGCGTCAACGATCCCATCCCCAGCTGGGGCAAGATGGTAGGGGTGGCCGGCGCCTACGTGCGGGTCTCCTGGCACATGGCCCTCTTCCCCACCCTGGCCATCGCGCTGACCATGCTGGGTTTTTCCTTCGTGGGCGACGGATTGCGGGACGCGCTGGACCCGAACCAGAGCCTGTAA
- a CDS encoding c-type cytochrome, with product MSTQPPWPGLKRPVGSSRHPDSSLPSLLTGLVPGLLLVALLGLLAACGGSPSAPAAGPGTPTESGASAVPTMPAARFTAVAQTAFTGTVPITATVTATETVASADLERGARIYANRQCGDCHGAQGEGVPGKGSALAGLTLSEEEFTDILRTGGNGSLGPDHLYGPNAISPSGMQALYQWLRSLPAE from the coding sequence GTGAGCACTCAGCCTCCGTGGCCGGGTTTAAAGCGGCCGGTCGGCTCCAGCCGGCACCCGGATTCCAGCCTCCCCTCCCTCCTCACAGGCCTGGTACCAGGCCTTCTGCTGGTAGCCCTGCTAGGACTGCTGGCCGCCTGTGGTGGGAGCCCCTCCGCCCCGGCTGCAGGGCCCGGGACGCCGACCGAGAGCGGCGCCTCGGCGGTGCCTACCATGCCGGCTGCCCGCTTCACCGCCGTGGCCCAGACGGCCTTCACCGGTACCGTGCCCATCACCGCCACGGTGACCGCCACCGAGACGGTGGCCTCGGCCGACCTGGAACGGGGCGCCCGCATCTACGCCAACCGCCAGTGCGGCGACTGCCACGGCGCCCAGGGCGAGGGGGTGCCGGGCAAGGGCTCGGCCCTGGCTGGTCTGACCCTCAGCGAAGAGGAATTCACCGACATCCTGCGCACCGGCGGCAACGGCAGCCTGGGGCCAGATCACCTGTACGGCCCCAACGCCATCAGCCCCAGCGGCATGCAGGCCCTCTACCAGTGGCTCCGCTCCCTGCCGGCGGAATAG